A region of Streptomyces cinnamoneus DNA encodes the following proteins:
- a CDS encoding acyl-CoA dehydrogenase family protein yields the protein MDLGFTAVERSLRAEARAWLAAHVPPEPLASLETEAGFAQHRAWERTLHEGRWSVVSWPREYGGRGCSLLEWLVFEEEYHAAGAPARVSQNGVHLLAPTLFAHGTDEQRARVLPAMAGGGTVWAQAWSEPEAGSDLASLRSVAVRTEGGWLLSGHKAWSSRAAFADRAFGLFRSHPGADRPHHGLTYAMFPLDADGVTVRPVGRLDGKPAFAELLLDDVFVPDEDIIGEPGRGWRVAMSTAGAERGVTLRSPGRFTAAARRLVTLWRAAGEPLDGALGDRVADAVIRARAYQLHGYAQASRPGPADPAGAESSLTKVFWSELDLALHETALDLLGPRGELADTAGEAPAGGGWADGWTFALAGPVYAGTNEIQRDVIGERLLGLPKGRRG from the coding sequence ATGGACCTGGGGTTCACGGCGGTGGAGCGGTCCCTGCGGGCCGAGGCCCGCGCCTGGCTGGCGGCGCACGTGCCGCCGGAGCCGCTCGCCTCGCTGGAGACGGAGGCGGGGTTCGCCCAGCACCGGGCCTGGGAGCGGACGCTCCACGAGGGCCGCTGGTCGGTGGTGTCCTGGCCGCGGGAGTACGGCGGCCGGGGCTGTTCGCTGCTGGAGTGGCTGGTCTTCGAGGAGGAGTACCACGCCGCCGGCGCCCCCGCCCGCGTCTCCCAGAACGGCGTCCACCTCCTCGCCCCCACCCTCTTCGCCCACGGCACCGACGAGCAGCGGGCCCGGGTGCTGCCCGCCATGGCCGGCGGCGGGACCGTCTGGGCCCAGGCGTGGTCCGAGCCGGAGGCGGGATCCGACCTCGCCTCCCTGCGGTCGGTCGCGGTGCGCACCGAGGGCGGCTGGCTGCTCTCCGGCCACAAGGCGTGGTCCTCGCGGGCGGCCTTCGCCGACCGGGCCTTCGGCCTCTTCCGCAGCCACCCGGGCGCGGACCGGCCGCACCACGGGCTGACCTACGCGATGTTCCCCCTGGACGCGGACGGCGTGACCGTACGGCCTGTCGGACGCCTGGACGGCAAGCCGGCCTTCGCCGAACTCCTGCTGGACGACGTCTTCGTGCCCGACGAGGACATCATCGGTGAGCCGGGCCGGGGCTGGCGCGTCGCGATGAGCACGGCCGGCGCCGAGCGCGGGGTGACCCTGCGCAGCCCCGGACGGTTCACGGCCGCCGCGCGGCGGCTCGTCACCCTGTGGCGGGCGGCCGGCGAACCGCTCGACGGGGCGCTGGGCGACCGGGTGGCCGACGCGGTGATCCGCGCTCGGGCCTACCAGCTCCACGGCTACGCCCAGGCGTCCCGGCCCGGGCCGGCCGACCCCGCCGGCGCGGAGTCCAGCCTCACCAAGGTGTTCTGGTCCGAGCTGGACCTGGCCCTGCACGAGACGGCCCTGGACCTGCTGGGCCCCCGCGGCGAACTCGCGGACACGGCCGGCGAGGCGCCCGCGGGCGGCGGATGGGCGGACGGCTGGACCTTCGCGCTCGCCGGTCCGGTCTACGCCGGCACGAACGAGATCCAGCGCGACGTCATCGGCGAGCGGCTCCTGGGCCTGCCGAAGGGGCGCCGTGGATGA
- a CDS encoding enoyl-CoA hydratase produces MSTDPVVRYERRGPVATVTMNRPRYRNAQNLDMTYALDGAFYAASDDDAVKVVVLAGAGDHFSAGHDIGTAERGADLPHPRRAGLWWDHSDKAGAERRFARESEVYLGMCRRWRELPKPLIASVQGACVAGGLTLAWVCDLIVASEDAFFADPVVRMGVPGVEYFAHPWVMPPRVAKELLYTGDRMSARRAYEVGMVNRVVPRAELAGRTAELAERVARMPRMGLALAKRAVNQAEDLQGLHAGLDSVFGLHHLAHAHNAETSRDPLGGMDVRAMKDA; encoded by the coding sequence ATGTCCACTGACCCTGTAGTGCGCTACGAGCGGCGCGGCCCGGTGGCGACGGTCACCATGAACCGGCCGCGGTACCGCAACGCCCAGAACCTGGACATGACGTACGCGCTGGACGGCGCCTTCTACGCGGCGTCGGACGACGACGCCGTCAAGGTGGTCGTCCTCGCCGGGGCGGGCGACCACTTCTCCGCCGGCCACGACATCGGCACCGCCGAGCGGGGCGCCGACCTGCCCCATCCTCGCCGGGCCGGCCTGTGGTGGGACCACTCCGACAAGGCGGGCGCGGAGCGGCGGTTCGCCCGCGAGTCGGAGGTCTACCTGGGCATGTGCCGGCGCTGGCGCGAGCTGCCCAAGCCGCTGATCGCGAGCGTCCAGGGGGCGTGTGTGGCGGGCGGGCTGACGCTGGCCTGGGTGTGCGACCTGATCGTGGCGAGTGAGGACGCCTTCTTCGCCGACCCCGTCGTACGGATGGGCGTGCCGGGCGTCGAGTACTTCGCCCACCCGTGGGTGATGCCGCCGCGTGTGGCCAAGGAACTGCTGTACACCGGCGACCGGATGAGCGCGCGGCGCGCGTACGAGGTGGGGATGGTCAACCGCGTGGTGCCGCGCGCGGAGCTCGCCGGACGGACGGCGGAGCTGGCCGAGCGCGTCGCCCGCATGCCCCGCATGGGTCTCGCCCTCGCCAAGCGGGCCGTCAACCAGGCGGAGGACCTCCAGGGTCTGCACGCCGGCCTCGACTCCGTCTTCGGGCTCCACCACCTGGCGCACGCGCACAACGCCGAGACCTCGCGCGACCCGCTCGGCGGCATGGACGTCCGGGCCATGAAGGACGCCTGA
- a CDS encoding SDR family oxidoreductase, with translation MSSVEESRTPRTAPRSGPPPRPAPHALLSGRTAVVTAAAGTGIGGATARRFLEEGAAVVLGDAHERRLRATVTALAGEFGAGRVAGTPCDVTDEGQVAALLDLARARHGPLDVLVNNAGLGGTAELADMTDEQWHRVLDTTLNGTFRCTRAALRRMRADGTGGVVVNNASVIGWRAQRGQAHYAAAKAGVMALTRCAAVEAAAYGVRVNAVAPSLAAHPHLARVTTPGLLAELAEREAFGRAAEPWEVANVIVFLASDYSSYMTGETVSVSSQRA, from the coding sequence ATGAGCAGCGTCGAGGAGTCGCGCACGCCCCGCACCGCTCCCCGCTCCGGCCCGCCGCCCCGCCCCGCCCCGCACGCCCTGCTGTCCGGCCGCACGGCCGTCGTCACCGCGGCCGCCGGGACCGGCATCGGCGGGGCGACCGCCCGCCGTTTCCTGGAGGAAGGCGCCGCCGTCGTCCTCGGAGACGCCCACGAACGCAGGCTCCGCGCCACCGTGACCGCGCTCGCCGGGGAGTTCGGCGCCGGACGGGTCGCCGGAACGCCCTGCGACGTGACGGACGAGGGCCAGGTCGCCGCCCTGCTCGACCTGGCCCGGGCCCGGCACGGCCCCCTCGACGTCCTCGTCAACAACGCCGGCCTCGGCGGCACCGCCGAACTCGCCGACATGACCGACGAGCAGTGGCACCGCGTCCTGGACACCACCCTGAACGGCACCTTCCGCTGCACCCGCGCCGCCCTGCGCCGCATGCGCGCCGACGGCACCGGCGGGGTGGTCGTCAACAACGCCTCCGTCATCGGCTGGCGGGCCCAGCGCGGCCAGGCCCACTACGCCGCCGCCAAGGCCGGCGTCATGGCCCTCACCCGCTGCGCCGCCGTCGAGGCCGCCGCCTACGGGGTCCGGGTCAACGCGGTCGCGCCCAGCCTCGCCGCGCACCCCCACCTGGCCAGGGTCACCACCCCCGGGCTGCTCGCCGAACTGGCCGAGCGGGAGGCCTTCGGACGGGCCGCGGAGCCCTGGGAGGTCGCCAACGTCATCGTGTTCCTCGCCAGCGACTACTCCTCGTACATGACCGGCGAGACCGTCTCCGTCAGCAGCCAGCGCGCGTGA
- a CDS encoding TetR/AcrR family transcriptional regulator, whose amino-acid sequence MPISKKTTTGKPAPARRGELLATAADVFAEQGYSATTVRRIADAAGILAGSLYYHFDSKESMLDEILSTFLDELWAGYDAVLAARLAPRQTLEALVTESFREIDRHRAAVAIYQRESRHLVGQPRFGYLAESQRKFERVWLGTLERGAAEGAFRADLDVRLAYRFVRDTVWVAASWYRPGGAHSPEEIARQYLSMVLDGIAVRA is encoded by the coding sequence GTGCCGATCAGCAAGAAGACCACCACGGGCAAGCCGGCTCCCGCACGACGCGGGGAACTGCTGGCCACCGCGGCCGACGTGTTCGCCGAACAGGGCTACAGCGCCACCACCGTCCGCCGCATCGCCGACGCCGCGGGCATCCTCGCGGGCAGCCTCTACTACCACTTCGACTCCAAGGAGTCGATGCTCGACGAGATCCTCTCCACCTTCCTCGACGAGCTGTGGGCCGGCTACGACGCCGTGCTCGCCGCCCGGCTCGCCCCCCGGCAGACCCTGGAGGCCCTCGTCACCGAGTCCTTCCGGGAGATCGACCGGCACCGCGCCGCCGTCGCCATCTACCAGAGGGAGTCCCGGCACCTGGTGGGCCAGCCGCGCTTCGGCTACCTCGCCGAGTCGCAGCGCAAGTTCGAAAGGGTGTGGCTGGGCACCCTGGAGCGCGGGGCCGCCGAAGGGGCCTTCCGCGCCGATCTCGACGTCCGGCTCGCCTACCGCTTCGTGCGGGACACGGTCTGGGTCGCGGCGTCCTGGTACCGGCCGGGCGGGGCGCACAGCCCCGAGGAGATCGCCCGGCAGTACCTGTCGATGGTCCTGGACGGGATCGCCGTACGAGCCTAG
- a CDS encoding acetyl-CoA C-acetyltransferase, giving the protein MAEAYVVEAVRTPVGRRGGALAAAHPADLAAHVITALMERTGVDPAAVDDVVLGCLDTVGPQAGDIARTSWLAAGLPEEVPGVTVDRQCGSGQQAVHFAAQAVLSGTQDLVVAGGTQNMSQVPIAYAARRAAEPLGLTDGPYAGSRGWRARYGDRPVDQFHGAELIADTWGISREAMEEFALGSHRRAVRAADEGRFARETVAYGGLTADEGPRRDTSAAAMAALRPVVPGGRLTAAVSSQISDGAAVLLIASENAVRDHGLTPRARIHHLSVRGEDPVRMLTAPIPATAHALRKTGLTMDDIDLVEINEAFAPVVLAWLEETGADPDKVNVNGGAIALGHPLGATGARLMTTLLHELERGGGRYGLQTMCEGGGQANVTVIERL; this is encoded by the coding sequence ATGGCCGAGGCATACGTCGTCGAAGCGGTGCGCACGCCCGTCGGCCGGCGCGGCGGCGCCCTCGCCGCCGCCCACCCCGCCGACCTGGCGGCGCACGTCATCACGGCGCTGATGGAGCGCACGGGCGTGGACCCGGCGGCCGTGGACGACGTCGTCCTCGGCTGCCTCGACACCGTCGGGCCGCAGGCCGGCGACATCGCCCGCACCAGCTGGCTGGCCGCGGGGCTGCCCGAGGAGGTGCCCGGCGTGACGGTCGACCGGCAGTGCGGATCCGGTCAGCAGGCCGTCCACTTCGCCGCGCAGGCCGTGCTGTCCGGCACCCAGGACCTCGTCGTCGCCGGCGGCACCCAGAACATGTCGCAGGTGCCCATCGCCTACGCGGCCCGCCGCGCCGCCGAACCCCTGGGCCTGACCGACGGACCGTACGCCGGTTCGCGCGGCTGGCGGGCCCGCTACGGCGACCGGCCCGTCGACCAGTTCCACGGCGCCGAACTGATCGCCGACACGTGGGGCATCTCCCGCGAGGCCATGGAGGAGTTCGCGCTGGGCTCGCACCGGCGGGCCGTGCGGGCCGCCGACGAGGGCCGCTTCGCCCGCGAGACCGTCGCGTACGGCGGCCTGACGGCCGACGAGGGCCCCCGCCGGGACACGTCCGCGGCCGCCATGGCCGCCCTCCGGCCGGTCGTCCCCGGCGGCCGCCTGACCGCGGCCGTCTCCTCGCAGATATCCGACGGGGCGGCCGTGCTGCTCATCGCGAGCGAGAACGCCGTGCGCGACCACGGACTGACGCCGAGGGCCCGGATCCACCACCTGTCGGTCCGGGGCGAGGACCCCGTCCGCATGCTCACGGCCCCCATCCCGGCCACCGCCCACGCCCTGCGGAAGACGGGGCTCACCATGGACGACATCGACCTCGTCGAGATCAACGAGGCGTTCGCCCCCGTCGTCCTGGCCTGGCTGGAGGAGACGGGCGCCGACCCGGACAAGGTCAACGTCAACGGCGGAGCCATCGCGCTCGGGCATCCGCTGGGCGCGACGGGGGCGCGGCTGATGACGACGCTGCTGCACGAGCTGGAACGCGGAGGCGGCCGCTACGGCCTGCAGACGATGTGCGAAGGGGGAGGGCAGGCCAACGTGACCGTCATCGAGCGCCTGTGA
- a CDS encoding SCO6745 family protein, protein MAEAAGTAARTLWQLFEPVHAVTYFAPEALTAYAEAGLRGWQRGYFAGRAAPLGPVGPEPVTAAFFSFAPGTVARALPAVWEITPPGRALELRRSGARAALARLLSGREKEAARAGELLEPYARGLDHGGRVLAAANAALDVPGDPLDRLWHAATVLREHRGDGHVAALVAAGLDGCEVLVLRTGIDIPRSELQPYRGWTDEEWEAAARRLGDRGLLAADGSATEEGRRLHAAVEEATDRAAARPWRGVPAEALREVADVLAPLARACARSLRFPNPIGLPEAELTGAG, encoded by the coding sequence ATGGCCGAAGCAGCCGGGACCGCAGCCCGAACCCTGTGGCAGTTGTTCGAACCCGTGCACGCCGTCACGTACTTCGCCCCCGAGGCCCTCACCGCCTACGCCGAGGCGGGCCTGCGGGGCTGGCAACGCGGCTACTTCGCCGGGCGGGCGGCACCGCTCGGGCCCGTCGGCCCCGAGCCGGTCACCGCGGCCTTCTTCAGCTTCGCGCCCGGGACCGTGGCCCGGGCCCTGCCCGCCGTCTGGGAGATCACCCCGCCCGGACGGGCCCTGGAACTGCGCCGGTCGGGCGCGCGGGCGGCGCTGGCCCGGCTGCTGTCCGGCCGGGAGAAGGAGGCGGCCCGGGCCGGCGAACTGCTCGAACCGTACGCCCGGGGGCTCGACCACGGCGGCCGGGTGCTCGCCGCGGCGAACGCGGCGCTGGACGTCCCCGGCGACCCGCTGGACCGGCTGTGGCACGCGGCCACCGTGCTGCGCGAACACCGCGGGGACGGCCACGTGGCCGCGCTCGTGGCCGCCGGCCTGGACGGCTGCGAGGTGCTGGTCCTGCGGACGGGGATCGACATCCCGCGCTCCGAACTCCAGCCGTACCGCGGCTGGACCGACGAGGAGTGGGAGGCGGCCGCCCGGCGCCTCGGGGACCGCGGGCTGCTGGCCGCGGACGGCTCGGCGACGGAGGAGGGGCGCCGCCTGCACGCGGCGGTCGAGGAGGCGACGGACCGGGCGGCGGCGCGGCCGTGGCGGGGCGTGCCGGCGGAGGCCCTCCGTGAAGTGGCCGACGTGCTCGCGCCGCTGGCGCGGGCCTGCGCCCGCTCGCTGCGCTTCCCCAATCCGATCGGGCTGCCGGAGGCGGAGCTCACGGGGGCCGGCTGA
- a CDS encoding NAD(P)H-dependent flavin oxidoreductase, with translation MPTALTRLVGVRHPVVQAGMGWVAGPRLVTAVAEAGGLGVLGSATMTPPQLRAAVREVRSRTDRPFGVNLRADAGDAAERVEIMVAEGVRVASFALAPSRALIARLKDAGIVVIPSVGARRHAEKVVAWGADAVLVQGGEGGGHTGGVATTVLLPQVVDAVGVPVVAAGGFHDGRGLVAALAYGACGVAMGTRFLLTADSTVPAAVKAAYLAATVRDVTVTTKVDGLPHRMLRTPFVDGLERAGRAATALRALRHAAAFRELSGAGRLRLLRDGLALRRARDLTWSQVLLAASTPVLLRAAMVDGRTDLGVMAAGQVAGVIDDLPSCAELIERIMAEAQAALRGLGLHEGL, from the coding sequence CTGCCCACCGCGCTGACCCGTCTCGTCGGCGTCCGGCACCCCGTCGTCCAGGCCGGCATGGGCTGGGTGGCCGGCCCCCGCCTGGTGACCGCCGTGGCGGAGGCCGGGGGCCTGGGCGTCCTGGGCTCCGCGACCATGACGCCGCCCCAGCTGCGCGCCGCCGTCCGGGAGGTGAGGTCCCGGACCGACAGGCCCTTCGGCGTCAATCTGCGCGCGGACGCCGGTGACGCGGCCGAACGCGTGGAGATCATGGTGGCGGAGGGCGTACGGGTGGCCTCGTTCGCGCTGGCCCCCTCCCGTGCCCTGATCGCCCGGCTCAAGGACGCCGGGATCGTGGTCATCCCCTCGGTCGGGGCCCGGCGCCACGCCGAGAAGGTCGTGGCGTGGGGCGCGGACGCGGTCCTGGTGCAGGGCGGCGAGGGCGGGGGCCACACCGGCGGGGTCGCGACCACGGTGCTGCTGCCCCAGGTCGTCGACGCGGTGGGCGTCCCCGTCGTCGCGGCGGGCGGCTTCCACGACGGACGGGGCCTGGTCGCGGCCCTCGCCTACGGCGCCTGCGGCGTCGCCATGGGGACCCGCTTCCTGCTCACCGCCGACAGCACGGTGCCGGCCGCGGTGAAGGCCGCCTACCTCGCCGCGACCGTCCGGGACGTCACCGTCACCACCAAGGTCGACGGCCTGCCGCACCGCATGCTCCGCACCCCCTTCGTCGACGGCCTCGAACGCGCCGGGCGCGCCGCCACGGCCCTGCGGGCCCTGCGGCACGCCGCCGCCTTCCGTGAGCTCTCCGGCGCCGGCCGGCTCCGCCTGCTGCGCGACGGGCTGGCGCTGCGGCGCGCGCGGGACCTGACGTGGAGCCAGGTGCTGCTGGCCGCCAGCACCCCCGTGCTGCTGCGGGCCGCCATGGTGGACGGCCGCACGGACCTCGGCGTGATGGCGGCCGGACAGGTCGCCGGCGTCATCGACGACCTGCCGTCCTGTGCCGAACTGATCGAACGGATCATGGCGGAGGCACAGGCCGCTCTGCGAGGCTTGGGGCTTCACGAGGGCCTGTAG
- a CDS encoding CoA-transferase subunit beta, whose protein sequence is MTGGTGASRAEVCAVACAEVWRGSGEILASPLGGAVPVIGARLAKLTFAPELLLTDGEAMLMADVPALGAQARVVEGWLPYRRHLELATGGRRHALLGASQLDRHGNQNISCIGDWKRPERQLIGMRGLPVNTLNHPVSYWIPRHSPRVLVERVDVVCGVGHDRAAAAGPAATRFHRLVRVVTDLAVLDFETPDRTLRVRSLHPGVAPGALRAATGFPLAVPADVPRTRVPTPAELRLIRDVLDPDGLREREVPSS, encoded by the coding sequence GTGACCGGCGGGACGGGTGCGAGCAGGGCCGAGGTCTGCGCCGTGGCCTGCGCGGAGGTGTGGCGGGGCAGCGGGGAGATCCTGGCGAGCCCCCTCGGCGGCGCGGTGCCGGTGATCGGCGCCCGGCTGGCCAAGCTCACCTTCGCCCCGGAGCTGCTGCTGACGGACGGCGAGGCCATGCTCATGGCCGACGTGCCGGCGCTGGGCGCCCAGGCCCGGGTGGTGGAGGGCTGGCTGCCCTACCGGCGGCACCTGGAGCTGGCCACCGGCGGCAGGCGGCACGCGCTGCTGGGGGCGAGCCAGCTCGACCGGCACGGCAACCAGAACATCAGCTGCATCGGCGACTGGAAGCGGCCCGAGCGCCAGCTGATCGGCATGCGCGGCCTTCCCGTCAACACGCTCAACCACCCCGTCAGCTACTGGATCCCCCGCCACTCCCCCCGCGTCCTGGTCGAGCGGGTCGACGTGGTCTGCGGCGTGGGGCACGACCGCGCCGCGGCCGCCGGGCCGGCGGCGACGCGCTTCCACCGTCTCGTACGGGTCGTCACCGACCTCGCCGTGCTCGACTTCGAGACGCCCGACCGCACGCTGCGCGTCCGCTCGCTGCACCCCGGCGTGGCGCCCGGCGCACTGCGGGCCGCCACCGGTTTCCCGCTCGCCGTCCCGGCCGACGTGCCGCGCACGCGCGTGCCCACGCCCGCCGAACTGCGCCTGATCCGCGACGTCCTCGACCCGGACGGGTTGCGCGAGCGCGAGGTGCCGTCGTCATGA
- a CDS encoding CoA transferase subunit A, with protein sequence MTADEAVGRLADGMTVGIGGWGSRRKPMALVRALLRSGLTDLTVVSNGGPDVGLLVAAGRVRKLVAPFVTLDSIPLEPHFRTARQRGEPELMELDEAIFLWGLTAAARRLPFLPVRAGLGSDVLRINPSLRTVTSPYPDGEELLAAPALDLDVALVHLNRADAHGNAQYLGPDPYYDDLFCEAAHEAYVSCERVVSSAEFAEGGGPQTLLVQRHCVTGVIEAPGGAHFTSCVPDYERDEAFQAAYAKAASDPVAWREFAERFLSGDEDDYRAAVAACRGEGA encoded by the coding sequence ATGACCGCCGACGAGGCCGTGGGCCGGCTCGCGGACGGCATGACCGTCGGCATCGGCGGCTGGGGGTCCCGGCGCAAGCCGATGGCCCTCGTCCGGGCCCTCCTGCGCTCCGGCCTCACCGACCTGACCGTCGTCTCCAACGGCGGCCCGGACGTGGGCCTGCTGGTGGCCGCCGGACGCGTGCGCAAGCTCGTGGCCCCCTTCGTCACCCTCGACTCGATCCCCCTCGAACCGCACTTCCGCACCGCCCGGCAGCGCGGTGAACCGGAGCTGATGGAGCTGGACGAGGCGATATTCCTGTGGGGCCTGACGGCCGCCGCGCGCCGGCTTCCGTTCCTGCCGGTACGGGCCGGCCTCGGCTCGGACGTCCTGCGGATCAACCCCTCGCTGCGCACGGTCACTTCCCCGTACCCGGACGGCGAGGAACTGCTGGCGGCGCCCGCGCTGGACCTGGACGTGGCCCTCGTCCACCTCAACCGCGCCGACGCCCACGGCAACGCCCAGTACCTGGGCCCGGACCCGTACTACGACGACCTCTTCTGCGAGGCCGCCCATGAGGCATACGTCTCCTGCGAACGGGTGGTTTCGAGCGCGGAGTTCGCAGAAGGAGGAGGGCCGCAGACGCTGCTGGTCCAGCGGCACTGCGTCACCGGTGTCATCGAGGCGCCGGGCGGTGCCCACTTCACGTCCTGCGTGCCGGACTACGAGCGGGACGAGGCGTTCCAGGCGGCGTACGCCAAGGCCGCCTCCGACCCGGTGGCCTGGCGGGAGTTCGCCGAGCGCTTCCTCTCCGGGGACGAGGACGACTACCGGGCCGCGGTCGCGGCCTGTCGCGGGGAGGGCGCGTGA
- a CDS encoding enoyl-CoA hydratase family protein, giving the protein MSVSTARPEPGIAVLTVDFPPVNALPVQGWFELAGAVRAAGSDPGTRCVVLTAAGRGFNAGVDIKELQRTPGNDALIGVSHGCFEAFSAVYECEVPLVAAVHGFCLGGGIGLVGNADAVVASDDATFGLPELDRGALGAATHLARLVPQHLMRTLYYTSRTVTARELHAHGSVWRVVPREDLTAAALELAREIAAKDASLLRLAKAALNGIDPVDVHRSYRYEQGFTFEASLGGAGDRHRDAFVAGHRGRERS; this is encoded by the coding sequence ATGAGCGTCTCCACCGCACGCCCCGAGCCGGGCATCGCCGTCCTCACCGTCGACTTCCCGCCCGTCAACGCCTTACCCGTACAAGGCTGGTTCGAGCTGGCCGGGGCCGTGCGCGCCGCCGGGAGCGACCCGGGGACGCGCTGCGTCGTCCTGACCGCCGCAGGGCGGGGCTTCAACGCGGGCGTGGACATCAAGGAGTTGCAGCGTACGCCCGGTAACGACGCCCTGATCGGCGTCAGTCACGGCTGCTTCGAGGCGTTCTCCGCCGTCTACGAGTGCGAGGTGCCGCTCGTCGCGGCCGTGCACGGCTTCTGCCTGGGCGGCGGCATCGGCCTGGTCGGCAACGCCGACGCCGTCGTCGCCTCCGACGACGCCACCTTCGGCCTGCCCGAGCTGGACCGGGGCGCGCTCGGCGCGGCGACCCACCTGGCCCGGCTGGTGCCCCAGCACCTGATGCGCACGCTCTACTACACCTCCCGCACGGTCACCGCGCGGGAGCTGCACGCTCACGGCTCGGTGTGGCGCGTCGTCCCGCGCGAGGACCTGACGGCCGCCGCCCTGGAGCTGGCGCGGGAGATCGCGGCGAAGGACGCGTCGCTGCTGCGGCTGGCCAAGGCCGCGCTCAACGGCATCGACCCCGTCGACGTGCACCGCAGCTACCGCTACGAGCAGGGCTTCACCTTCGAGGCGAGCCTCGGCGGCGCCGGCGACCGGCACCGCGACGCGTTCGTCGCGGGGCACCGGGGGAGGGAGCGGTCGTGA
- a CDS encoding SDR family oxidoreductase, giving the protein MSGAPGPRGATGARAAEATGAPAAGCLRGRVALVTGGTRGVGAGVARAMLRAGARVLVCARRPPDAPVTAAGRTARHLPVDLREPAAVRDLFAHLQETEGRLDVLVNNAGGTPFRPLGAADAERHARVLELNLTAPLTASLAAHRIMRDQPSGGAIVMIGSVSGTRPSPGTAAYGAAKAGLENLARTMAVEWAPAVRVNTLVLGMVRTESAHLHYGDRDGVAAVARTVPAGRLAEPDEVGEAAVFLASDRAAYITGASLLVHGGGERPAFLDAADANRPVDLDQES; this is encoded by the coding sequence ATGAGCGGCGCTCCCGGACCACGGGGCGCGACGGGCGCGAGGGCGGCGGAGGCGACCGGGGCGCCAGCCGCGGGCTGTCTGCGCGGCCGCGTCGCGCTGGTCACCGGCGGCACGCGCGGCGTCGGCGCGGGAGTGGCCCGGGCGATGCTGCGCGCGGGCGCCCGCGTGCTCGTCTGCGCCCGCCGGCCCCCCGACGCGCCGGTGACGGCCGCCGGCCGCACCGCTCGTCACCTCCCCGTCGACCTGCGCGAACCGGCCGCCGTACGGGACCTCTTCGCCCACCTCCAGGAGACGGAGGGGCGACTGGACGTCCTGGTCAACAACGCCGGCGGTACCCCCTTCCGGCCCCTGGGCGCTGCCGACGCCGAGCGCCACGCCCGCGTCCTGGAACTCAACCTCACCGCCCCGCTCACCGCGTCCCTCGCCGCCCACCGCATCATGCGCGACCAGCCGTCCGGCGGCGCGATCGTGATGATCGGCAGCGTCAGCGGCACCCGTCCCTCACCCGGCACCGCCGCCTACGGCGCCGCCAAGGCCGGGCTGGAGAACCTCGCCCGCACCATGGCGGTGGAGTGGGCCCCGGCCGTCCGCGTCAACACCCTCGTCCTCGGCATGGTGCGCACGGAGTCGGCCCACCTCCACTACGGCGACCGGGACGGCGTCGCCGCGGTCGCCCGCACCGTCCCGGCCGGGCGCCTGGCCGAACCCGACGAGGTCGGGGAGGCCGCCGTCTTCCTCGCCTCCGACCGCGCCGCCTACATCACCGGCGCCAGCCTGCTCGTGCACGGTGGCGGGGAGCGGCCCGCCTTCCTCGACGCCGCCGACGCCAACCGTCCCGTGGACCTGGACCAGGAGAGCTGA